The segment CAAATCGGCTGCAGGCGCTCGTAACCGACCTGCTCGCCACCGTGAGCGGGCGTGGCGGCGATGAGTTGGTAGTCATCGCGACGCTCGGCACCGGCGAGGCATCATGAGCGCTCTGGTCACGTCGACGTGGCGGGGAGGAGCGGCCGAGGCCGTGCGGTCGTGTCCGGCATGCGGCGCCGTTGAACGTTCTCCACACGCGGGTGCGGTATTCGATCATTTGCGGCCCGCCGACGATGATCTGTGGACCTTCTGGAAGTGCGACGCTTGCGCAAGCCTCTATCCGGACCCTCGGCCATCGATGGATTCCATTGGCGCCGCGTACTCGGACTATTACACCCACCATCCCCAGCATGCCGGTGGCTTGCCTGGATCGAATGGCACCGTATCGGTGCTGTCACGCTGCGTGGACGGGTATCTGAATGCTCGGTTCGGCTCAACGCTTCCAAACGCGATGCCGATAGGTCACCTCGTGTTCTCGATGATCGAGCCGCTGCGATTGAAGCTCGATTATCACGGGAGACATCTGTTCCTTGCACAGCGGACGCCTGGACGTGTGCTCGATGTAGGCTCCGGCAATGGTGATTTCCTCCTCCGGGCGCGTGCCATGGGTTGGGATGCGCGCGGAATCGACCCTGACCCAGCCGCGGTCGGCGCGTCGCGAGCGCAAGGTCTTGTCGTTTGCGTCGGCTTCGCCGATTGCCGCTCGCCCGAGCTGGGCGGTGCCTTCGATGTCGTGACGATGCGACATAGCATCGAGCACGTGGCCCATCCGGGAGACGATCTTCGCCATTGTCTCGGGCACCTGCGGCCGGGCGGTATGCTCTGGTTGGCGTGGCCGAACCCTCAAGGCGTGGGGGCGCGAATCTTTCGCTCCGCGTGGCGAGGGCTCGAAGCGCCGCGGCACCTTTGCATTCCCAGCGCTGAGGCCATGCGTGGGTTGTTGCTTGGCCTGGGCTTTGAGGCGCCGCGCCTCATCCGGCGCGGCCACCACGCACGCAGCATCGCCCGTGAGAGCGCCCGGATAGCCGAGCATCGACCTGGCTGGCTCAATAGGGTGCGCCGCCACCTCGGCGGCGTGGTGGCCTGGGCTGCGGATATGGCTGCGACGCTCTCATCGGGTGCTGGAGAAGAACTCGTTATGGTGGCCTTTGCGCCGGAGCGGAGGTGTGAGCGTGACTGACTGTATCGGAGTGGTCCTGCATTTCCGCGCTAGCGAGCTGACCGAGGCGTGCATCCGGTCCCTTGCGCAGGAAGGGTTGGGCGACGCGATCGTCGTAGACAACTCGGAAGACGGCGGGGCATCACTTGCCGATCTGCGAGCTCGGCTCGTCGACAGCTCCATGCGCCTCACATTCGTCGAGCCGGGCAGGAATCTTGGTTACGCGGCCGGGATCAACGCGGCACTTGCATCTCTTGGCGCGTCCCTTGGGTCCGCCCATGTATTGCTTATCAACAGCGACGCGACCCTGGCTCCGGGCACGCTTCGTCGGCTCGCAGACAGTGTGGCGGACGACGAAGCCGTGGTGGCAGCGCCGCTGATCGATGGACCGACCGGTCTCGTGCCAGCCCGTACTTACTATCGCCATTTTTCCGCGATGATCAATCCAGTCGGTCCTGGCATGCATGGTCATGCGCTATTGGGTGGCGCATGCCTGTTGATCAGTCGCCGGCTGCTTCGGCTTCCGCTTTTCGATGAAACCTTCTTCTTTTACGGAGACGATATCGAATTCGGTCATCGCGTCGTCCGTCAGGGCGGCGTGCTTCGGGATGTGCCGGAGGGTGTGGTGCGCCACCAGGGATCGGCAGCCAGTGGCAACGGCTCGCTGTTCTACGAGTATCACATGACCCGGGCGCACCTTCTTCTCGTGCAACGGCTCGACCAAGGGCGAGCATGTCGATGGGCCATGTACGCCGGGCGGGCGGTCCTTTTGCCTCTCCGTGCCTGCGTTCGGATGATGCGCTTCCGTTCGTTGACTGCCTGGCGAGCCTTGTTGATGGCCACAGCGGACGTTGCGTCAGGTCGCGTCCGCTCGCTAACGCCGCCCAGCGGTCCCCGGGCCTGAGCGCTGCGCCTGGTTCGGCCGGAGTTGGCGCTCCGCCGCGATGACCATCCACCATCCTGCCGCTGCCATGCAAAGTTCCGCGCACGCCAGGCCGAGCGCCATGCCGCGCGCTTGCGCATAATGTGCTCCAGCCACGAGCAACACCGCCATCAGGACCGCGCCAAGCAACTCGAATAGCATGCGATGAAGCGGGTGACCGAGCGCGACGAGGACGGTACCGGCGGATAGTCGGAGGGAAACGAATGGAGCGGCGAGCGCGACCCAGGGCATGATAGACGCAGCGTCGGCGTAAGCGGCGCCTAGGATCCAGGGGAGCAGCGGTGCACACAGGGTCGTGCCGGCGGCGCTGACGATGCCCCACGCACCAGCTAGCACGAACAACGTCCGTATCAGCCGGCGCCCTCCGGCGCCCGGATCCGACCCGTGGATGAAGAGGCGTTGCTGCGCGGCCAGCAGCATGCCAATGACCGGGATGACCACGGCATTCAGGATGCGCGATGTCGCGGCATAGATGCCTGCCGTATGCTCGCCCAGGAGACGGTTCGAGAGGATCTTATCCAACTCGGTAGGGTTGGCGGAGACGATGTGCATGGCGGCGTACGATGCGCCATCCTTCCATTCGTCGCGGGTTGGTTGCCGAGGTGACCAACGAAGAGGAATGTGCCGTGACGTGATAAGAATCGCGGCGAACAGTCCGGCCACGGCGAGAACTGCCTGCCAACAAACGAACGCATGGAAAGTAATCGCATCACCGGCTACCAGGCACGTACCCGCAAGGCAGCCCCTCAGCGCAAGGGGAATCCACTGGATTCCTTGCCCTGTCGCTACCTTGTGCCGTGCCTGCAATGCGCCGCTGAGCAGCAGGATGAGGGGCGTGGCCATCAGTTCGGTTGCGCCGATAAGCCACAGATCGACCCAGGTGAACCGACTATGCGTCGTGAGCTGGGCCACGGACGGGAACGACGCGGTTAACAGCGTTCCGAAGACCAGGCTGAGGACCCAACCGTACCGCATGACATCGATGCCTTCGCCTGGCATTCGTGCCTCGCGCGCCATGAGCACGTAAGCGGAGCCGAGGTTCGGGATAAGCGAGAGGACAATCGCGAGGGATGCGACGGCGATGTACTCGCCATAGCGGCCCGGTCCAAGCCACCGCGTGATGGCGACGAGCGTGACGGCCTGCGTCAGCAGGCGCAGGGCCAGCATTGCGGTGGTTCTAAAGCTGCTTCGGGCGAGGCCGTCGGGCATGGGACTAGGGCGACGTTAGTTTGTTGAGTTCGCTCAGCGTGCCATCCAGTGACCCGCCGATGTTCATGAGCTTGAGCTTTGCGAGTTCAGCGCGAGCATCACTCATGCGCCCTTGCACGGCTAGCATGCGGATGACGGTAATTCGGTAGGCGGGCTCGCTCGGCTTACCGTGCATGGCTTCAATACTCATTCGAAGGCCAAGGTCATGGTCGCCAAGGTTGTTCCAGGCGAAGTCGCCATACATGGCCAGAAGGCGAGCGCTCGGTGCGGGATGCGACACTGCGGCCAGAAAAGCCTCGGTCATGCGGCCGGTGGGGAGGTCGCACAGACCTTTGGACATGCAGCTCGTCAATGCACCCAGAGCGCTCTCGTCCTGAATAGTAACCTTCCGCGTCGCAAGCTTTCGGGTCATGGAGTCCCACCAGCCGTTCTCCACGGGACGATGCATGCGAGCATTGAGAAACATGAGTGCCTGTTCGGGAAGAATCGACGATCCCCGCAGTGCCATTGCCTTCTCAAGCGGGGCATACGCTTTGTCTGTGAACGGCGAAGCGGGATCGTATCCCGAAAGGATGATGTAAGTGCGGCCGAGTTCGTACTGGGCGCGCGGCGAATCAGGGGCTCGCTCGGCGAGTTCCTGTGCAAGAGTCAACGGGCTATCCCACGCTCGCGCCGTAATGTAAAGGACGGCCGTGGACTGAACGAGGAGAAGGGCCAACAAAGTCTTTCTTGCAAGGCCGCCGGGTATTGCGCTGTCGCGGGCAACGAGAATGGGTACGACGGCGATCAGCAGGCCCATGCTTGCAAAGTAGTTGCGGTGCTCGTACACCAGTTCCAATGGGAGAATGGTGCCGGTCAGCAAATGCGCACTAATGTATAACAGCAGCCCTAGTGTCACTAGCGGGAGCTTGCGTCTTGCTAGCCACGCAACGGTTCCGCTTGCGACAAGCCCAATGGCACCTGCGAGCGTCGTCCAGGGAGAGACGAGGCTAGTCGATATCGTCCAGTTATCGTGATAGAACGAAAGTGCGTCTGGTGTCGGAAACAAGGTCCAGAGCGCGTAGGCGGGCACGGCCCGAAGCTCAGAGAGCAGCCTCGTGCTCAGGGTAAAGTCGCGGGTCGCCCACCCGGTTGGCATGAGTAAGCCCGGCAGAAGCCAGCACAAGCCGGCGACGATCGGAAGGAACAGCAATAGCCCGTATGCGGCAACGATCTTTGTGTCTCGCTCGGCTAATCCTGATCGGGGCTTCACGGATCGAAAACGGAACACCGTCAACTCGATGACAAAGGCATACATCGGCAGCATCACCGCGGTTTCCTTTGCGAGAGCACCGAACGCCGTGCACACGACGACGCTCGAAACGGCATACAAAGGCCATCGCCGAAGTGCGGAAGACTGCATGCGCTCGCGCGCATGCACGTAGGCGATAAGGCCCAGTAAGACGAACAGGTTGGCGATACTCTCCATTCGTTGCACGACGTACAGCACGCTGGTGAGATTGATGGGGAGCAGGAGCCAGGTGCCAGCGATGAGAGCTGCTATGAGTTCGCGTCGATCATCGTTGCCCGCAGGCGCGGCCAGTCGTAGTAGCTTTTTTGCGAGAACGAATGTCGCCAGTCCATTCAGGATATGGATGAATAGGTTCGTGGCCTTCATGGCCGCTGGATCGTCACCAGAAACCAGGTAGTTCAGCGCAAACGTCAGTGAAGCGAGCGGCCGCTTGAATTCACTGGACGGCGAAGAAAGTGCGCTTCTGACCAGGCTTGCGACCGTGGCATCGGCGGGCTTGAGGCCCTCATTGTCCACGATGTTCGGGAAGTCATCGAAGATGTACCCACCCCGCAGACCCATGGCGTAGATCGCTGTGGCGAGGAGGGCCATGCCTGTAAAAAGCAACCACGCCCTGGTGTTGGGAGACCACGCTAAGTTCATGGGGTGTGGCGCCTGATCCGTACGCATTGAAGGGGGTGTTCCAGATTAGCTGCCGCTAGCGTAGTTCACCTTGGGGAGATGCAGCACGGGCGGCCGCTTCGAGAGCTTGTCGAAGGTGGCTCAGCTCGCTTGGCCAATAACCCTGTCGGTCGAGCACTCCCGCGTGTACCCATGCCATACCGTCTTGCCAGCGCGGCGCGGGCAATTTGGGCAGCTTTGCAAAAAAATCCAGATGAGCGACCCCGAGATCAGGTCGTCCTGCGGCGCCGAGCGCAGCGGCCTGGCTTAGGGCTGCGGCCGGAGACGGTTGGTCTGCGAGAGCCTCATCGAACCATCGAGCAGCTCCCTTGACGTCGCCATCAGCGAGCGCGAGTTGGCCTCGCACGTGGTTAAGGTCCTGGCGTCTGCCAGCAACGCCGCTTATCGCAGGATTGGCCATCGCGATATCCACCATGCTACTAAGGACGGCGGGCGTCAGTCGCGTACACCGCTCAGAGTGCGCAGCAGGAATTGCGCTCTCGAACCAGTTCAGGAGCATCCCGCCGGGATCGGTCGTGG is part of the Luteibacter pinisoli genome and harbors:
- a CDS encoding glycosyltransferase family 2 protein, producing the protein MTDCIGVVLHFRASELTEACIRSLAQEGLGDAIVVDNSEDGGASLADLRARLVDSSMRLTFVEPGRNLGYAAGINAALASLGASLGSAHVLLINSDATLAPGTLRRLADSVADDEAVVAAPLIDGPTGLVPARTYYRHFSAMINPVGPGMHGHALLGGACLLISRRLLRLPLFDETFFFYGDDIEFGHRVVRQGGVLRDVPEGVVRHQGSAASGNGSLFYEYHMTRAHLLLVQRLDQGRACRWAMYAGRAVLLPLRACVRMMRFRSLTAWRALLMATADVASGRVRSLTPPSGPRA
- a CDS encoding class I SAM-dependent methyltransferase, with product MSALVTSTWRGGAAEAVRSCPACGAVERSPHAGAVFDHLRPADDDLWTFWKCDACASLYPDPRPSMDSIGAAYSDYYTHHPQHAGGLPGSNGTVSVLSRCVDGYLNARFGSTLPNAMPIGHLVFSMIEPLRLKLDYHGRHLFLAQRTPGRVLDVGSGNGDFLLRARAMGWDARGIDPDPAAVGASRAQGLVVCVGFADCRSPELGGAFDVVTMRHSIEHVAHPGDDLRHCLGHLRPGGMLWLAWPNPQGVGARIFRSAWRGLEAPRHLCIPSAEAMRGLLLGLGFEAPRLIRRGHHARSIARESARIAEHRPGWLNRVRRHLGGVVAWAADMAATLSSGAGEELVMVAFAPERRCERD
- a CDS encoding lipopolysaccharide biosynthesis protein is translated as MPDGLARSSFRTTAMLALRLLTQAVTLVAITRWLGPGRYGEYIAVASLAIVLSLIPNLGSAYVLMAREARMPGEGIDVMRYGWVLSLVFGTLLTASFPSVAQLTTHSRFTWVDLWLIGATELMATPLILLLSGALQARHKVATGQGIQWIPLALRGCLAGTCLVAGDAITFHAFVCWQAVLAVAGLFAAILITSRHIPLRWSPRQPTRDEWKDGASYAAMHIVSANPTELDKILSNRLLGEHTAGIYAATSRILNAVVIPVIGMLLAAQQRLFIHGSDPGAGGRRLIRTLFVLAGAWGIVSAAGTTLCAPLLPWILGAAYADAASIMPWVALAAPFVSLRLSAGTVLVALGHPLHRMLFELLGAVLMAVLLVAGAHYAQARGMALGLACAELCMAAAGWWMVIAAERQLRPNQAQRSGPGTAGRR